A window of the Desulfobacula toluolica Tol2 genome harbors these coding sequences:
- a CDS encoding response regulator — MNLLNNLTIKARMLLASAVMVVLFIVFSVISIHQMGVLGQLTSTLYNHPLKASNAALKAKAGIISMHRSMKDLSTAPTPLEISRASHIVQTEEKKVFQELFTIKSLILGQEGKKLVEETIELFAGWKPIRLEVGEMVFAGDTNGANRITRGKGADYVARLERKMSNLTFCAFNNADAFMKESQKIENTILKQTVFFVLILILIVLTISFFIVTSIVSSLSDLKDTMIKTTETGKLIKAAIKGNNEITEMSKHFNGLVEKLKGQFWHSEGRNILNRELSGELTYNRILIQSIEYTARYVDACAGALYIFDKKKAVCELKSSYALVETKQFSKKFKFGEGIVGQVALEKKPILLKNITRQDALGQSGTLCEKPSSIFVLPLFYEETLHGVLEIASFEEISRIKKEFLISASKIISVVLHTASQKEQIKSLLAISQDANEKLQVQAEELQAQTEELQAMNEESRQQSEELREQNLELEAQQQQLEEASRLKSEFLSNMSHELRTPLNSVNALSRVLILQAKEKLSREEVNFLEIIERNGKHLLSLINDILDLSKIEAGKMDISLNHFSIKNLIENIIEGVEPLAREKKLKLLKKLPEDLPEMESDESRIFQILQNIVANGIKFTAQGSVIISAEKNNDNICIKVKDTGIGMSDADIMHIFDEFRQVDGASTRKFEGTGLGLAIANKAAKMLGGSISVKSAKGRGSTFTINLPVKYAEAKNIMDSIEPSAATPIVKTGIKADKAFKIQGQGSFTHKNQRPNIHMANDIKAQPEDVNRHKILLVEDNDAAIIQVKKALETIGLAVDVTRGGQQALEYMVNTIPDGIILDLMMPNIDGFKVLESIRGTQKTKNIPVLILTAKDLTKQDLKRLSSNNIQQLVQKGDVDREDLLHKVNLMFEDSCAPLIAKEELTPENFTTDDFTDDAFCSLEKTQNVPVILVVEDNLDNMTTIKAIIRGEKTIIEEAFDGEQGLNKAMQLIPDLILLDISLPNINGLTVVKKLKNNAKTKHIPVIALTAQAMKGDKEEIIRAGCDDYLAKPIDPEQLLEKIKKRLSKTNKEIA; from the coding sequence ATGAATCTACTGAACAATCTCACCATTAAAGCCAGGATGCTTCTGGCCTCTGCCGTGATGGTCGTTCTGTTTATTGTGTTTAGTGTGATATCAATACACCAAATGGGGGTATTGGGCCAACTTACATCAACATTATACAATCACCCCCTTAAAGCCTCAAATGCGGCACTCAAGGCCAAGGCAGGAATCATAAGCATGCACAGAAGCATGAAAGATCTGTCAACCGCTCCAACCCCACTGGAAATATCCCGGGCAAGTCACATCGTACAAACAGAAGAAAAAAAAGTGTTTCAGGAACTTTTTACCATTAAATCACTTATACTGGGACAGGAAGGAAAAAAACTGGTTGAAGAAACCATAGAATTATTTGCAGGATGGAAACCCATCAGATTAGAAGTAGGAGAAATGGTTTTTGCCGGAGATACGAATGGTGCCAACAGGATAACCCGTGGAAAAGGAGCCGATTATGTTGCCCGTCTTGAAAGAAAAATGTCAAACCTTACATTCTGTGCCTTTAACAATGCCGACGCGTTCATGAAAGAGTCCCAAAAAATTGAAAATACTATATTAAAACAAACTGTTTTTTTTGTTTTAATTCTGATTCTAATCGTTTTGACCATTAGCTTTTTTATCGTTACAAGTATTGTATCAAGCCTGTCAGACTTAAAAGATACGATGATAAAAACCACGGAAACAGGAAAACTTATAAAAGCTGCGATCAAAGGAAACAATGAAATCACGGAAATGTCCAAACACTTTAACGGGCTTGTTGAAAAGCTCAAAGGCCAGTTTTGGCATAGCGAAGGCCGCAACATCCTTAACCGTGAGCTGTCAGGAGAGCTGACCTATAACCGGATATTGATCCAAAGCATAGAATATACTGCCCGATATGTGGATGCCTGCGCCGGGGCGCTTTATATTTTCGATAAAAAAAAGGCGGTGTGCGAACTCAAATCTTCTTATGCACTTGTTGAAACCAAACAATTTTCCAAAAAATTTAAGTTTGGGGAAGGCATTGTCGGCCAGGTGGCATTGGAAAAAAAACCTATTCTGCTGAAAAACATTACCCGGCAGGATGCCCTGGGACAATCCGGAACATTGTGCGAAAAGCCTTCAAGCATATTTGTCCTGCCCCTTTTTTATGAAGAAACTCTGCACGGGGTTCTTGAAATCGCATCCTTTGAAGAAATAAGCCGGATAAAAAAAGAATTTTTAATATCAGCTTCTAAAATCATTTCCGTGGTTTTGCATACTGCCTCCCAGAAAGAGCAGATAAAAAGTCTTTTGGCAATTTCCCAGGATGCCAATGAAAAATTACAGGTACAGGCTGAAGAATTGCAGGCACAAACCGAAGAATTACAGGCCATGAATGAAGAATCCCGGCAACAGTCAGAAGAACTCAGAGAGCAAAACCTGGAATTAGAAGCTCAGCAGCAGCAGTTGGAGGAAGCCAGTCGCCTGAAAAGTGAATTTTTATCCAATATGAGCCATGAACTCAGGACACCTTTAAATTCGGTCAATGCATTATCCCGTGTATTAATTTTGCAGGCAAAGGAAAAGCTTTCCAGAGAAGAAGTCAATTTTCTTGAAATTATTGAGCGTAACGGAAAACATTTATTATCCCTTATTAATGATATCCTTGACCTTTCCAAAATTGAGGCAGGGAAAATGGACATCAGCTTGAACCATTTTTCCATAAAAAACCTTATTGAAAATATCATAGAAGGAGTAGAACCCCTTGCAAGGGAAAAAAAATTAAAATTACTAAAAAAGCTGCCTGAAGATCTTCCTGAAATGGAAAGTGATGAGTCAAGAATCTTTCAAATATTGCAGAATATAGTGGCAAATGGAATAAAATTTACTGCACAAGGCAGCGTGATTATATCTGCCGAAAAGAATAATGATAATATCTGTATAAAAGTAAAAGATACGGGAATCGGCATGTCAGATGCAGATATAATGCATATTTTTGATGAATTCCGTCAGGTGGATGGCGCTTCAACCCGAAAATTTGAAGGTACTGGGCTGGGGCTTGCCATTGCCAACAAAGCCGCTAAAATGTTAGGCGGCAGTATCAGTGTAAAGAGTGCAAAAGGCCGGGGCTCAACCTTTACCATAAACCTTCCAGTCAAGTATGCGGAAGCAAAAAATATCATGGACTCCATAGAACCATCTGCTGCCACACCAATTGTAAAAACAGGTATCAAAGCAGACAAAGCCTTTAAAATACAAGGCCAAGGCAGCTTTACACATAAAAATCAAAGACCAAACATACACATGGCCAATGACATAAAAGCTCAACCTGAAGATGTAAACCGCCATAAAATTCTTTTAGTGGAGGACAATGATGCCGCAATCATTCAGGTTAAAAAAGCATTAGAAACCATTGGACTTGCTGTGGATGTAACCCGAGGCGGGCAACAGGCGCTTGAATATATGGTGAATACGATTCCCGACGGGATTATCCTGGATTTGATGATGCCGAATATTGACGGTTTCAAGGTTCTTGAGAGCATCAGGGGAACCCAAAAGACAAAAAACATACCTGTTTTAATTTTAACGGCAAAAGATTTGACAAAACAGGATTTAAAACGGCTCAGTTCCAATAATATTCAGCAACTTGTACAAAAAGGGGACGTTGACAGGGAAGACCTTCTGCATAAAGTAAACCTTATGTTTGAAGATAGTTGTGCGCCCTTAATTGCAAAAGAGGAACTTACCCCTGAAAATTTTACAACTGACGATTTTACAGATGATGCATTCTGTTCTTTAGAAAAGACACAGAATGTGCCTGTAATTCTTGTGGTGGAAGATAATCTTGATAATATGACAACCATCAAGGCTATCATTCGTGGAGAAAAGACCATAATAGAAGAGGCTTTTGACGGCGAACAGGGATTAAACAAAGCAATGCAATTAATTCCTGATTTAATTTTATTGGATATTTCATTACCAAACATAAATGGGTTAACAGTGGTTAAGAAATTAAAAAACAATGCAAAGACAAAACATATTCCGGTTATTGCCCTGACAGCCCAGGCCATGAAAGGAGATAAGGAAGAAATAATCCGGGCGGGTTGCGATGATTACCTTGCAAAACCCATTGATCCGGAACAACTTCTGGAAAAAATCAAAAAACGGCTTTCAAAAACAAATAAGGAGATCGCATGA
- a CDS encoding response regulator → MSKVLAIDDNPDNLISVKALLRLFISDCEIITATSGREGIRKAISDQPDTILLDIHMPEMDGFEVCRKLKILPKTANIPVVMLTAVKTNTENRIKALELGADAFLTKPINEAELAAQVKAMLRIKKAEDILRKEKKQLEEIVQQRVNELVITNEQLRIEILERKKAALEKEKFEKQLQQAQKMEAVGALAGGIAHDFNNILFPLIGFAELLKEDIPPSSNLNESVDEILHAASRAKDLIKQILSFSRQMDQVTTQTKIQTILKEATKLSKSIIPSTITITQDIDNNCKPVLADPTQVHQLIMNLVTNAFHAMQDSGGILSVILKERPFTASPLSGRNISPKRFVCLTIKDTGVGMDKSILNKIFDPYFTTKGLNKGTGLGLSVVHGIVKKLKGEIIVNSIPGKGTVFDIYLPVYQKESTDTLEFPKQALPKGEERILLVDDEAPVIKIETQMLERLGYHVISKNNSYEALSLFLSQPDNFDVIITDMTMPGLTGKQLSQKILDINPNIPIIMCTGFSDKIDQNSAEKMGIKALLKKPILLSDLAYTVKNILKKTKTCAA, encoded by the coding sequence ATGAGCAAGGTATTAGCTATAGATGATAACCCGGATAATTTAATATCTGTGAAAGCATTACTGAGATTATTTATTTCCGACTGTGAAATTATCACTGCAACATCCGGTAGAGAAGGAATACGAAAAGCAATATCAGACCAGCCGGATACCATCCTTCTGGATATTCACATGCCTGAAATGGATGGATTTGAGGTGTGCCGCAAATTAAAGATTTTACCCAAAACCGCCAACATACCCGTTGTGATGCTGACCGCTGTCAAAACCAACACTGAGAACAGGATCAAAGCCCTGGAACTGGGTGCTGATGCTTTTTTGACCAAGCCGATCAATGAAGCGGAACTGGCAGCCCAGGTAAAAGCCATGCTTCGAATTAAAAAAGCTGAAGACATTTTGCGCAAAGAAAAAAAACAGCTTGAAGAGATCGTTCAGCAACGAGTGAATGAACTTGTCATTACAAATGAACAACTGCGAATAGAAATTTTGGAAAGAAAAAAAGCTGCGCTTGAAAAAGAAAAATTTGAGAAACAACTTCAACAAGCCCAGAAAATGGAGGCAGTTGGTGCATTGGCAGGTGGAATTGCCCATGATTTCAACAATATTTTGTTCCCATTAATCGGATTTGCAGAACTCTTAAAAGAAGATATTCCCCCCTCAAGCAATCTTAACGAATCAGTGGATGAAATACTGCACGCTGCCTCCCGGGCAAAGGATCTGATAAAACAGATTCTGTCGTTCAGCCGGCAAATGGACCAGGTAACAACGCAGACAAAAATTCAAACTATTTTAAAAGAAGCCACAAAACTTTCAAAATCCATCATCCCTTCTACAATAACAATTACACAGGACATTGACAACAATTGCAAACCTGTTTTAGCGGATCCGACACAAGTACACCAATTAATCATGAATCTTGTAACCAATGCTTTTCATGCCATGCAGGATTCCGGAGGCATTTTGTCTGTAATCCTGAAAGAAAGGCCGTTCACTGCCTCCCCCCTTTCAGGCAGAAATATTTCTCCAAAACGGTTTGTCTGCTTAACCATTAAAGATACCGGTGTGGGTATGGATAAAAGTATTTTAAACAAAATTTTTGACCCCTACTTTACGACCAAAGGATTAAACAAGGGTACAGGGCTTGGATTATCTGTTGTCCACGGTATTGTGAAAAAATTAAAAGGAGAGATTATCGTCAATAGCATACCAGGTAAAGGAACTGTATTTGACATTTATTTGCCGGTTTATCAAAAAGAAAGCACTGATACTTTAGAATTCCCTAAACAGGCATTGCCAAAAGGAGAAGAAAGAATTTTACTTGTTGATGATGAGGCACCTGTTATCAAAATTGAAACCCAAATGCTGGAACGGTTGGGATATCATGTCATCTCAAAAAACAATTCTTATGAAGCTCTCTCATTATTTTTATCACAACCTGATAATTTTGATGTAATCATAACTGATATGACCATGCCGGGATTAACAGGCAAGCAATTGTCCCAAAAAATACTTGATATAAACCCAAATATTCCCATTATCATGTGTACCGGATTTAGTGATAAAATAGACCAAAATTCTGCAGAAAAAATGGGTATCAAAGCTTTATTAAAAAAACCGATCCTATTATCAGATTTGGCATATACAGTCAAAAATATTCTAAAAAAGACCAAAACCTGTGCAGCATAA
- a CDS encoding hybrid sensor histidine kinase/response regulator, which yields MLFIGLYIVSAKNYLLFHTLAELFSTAVILGMFTLIWYSRFTIKNKALVFLGIAYLFVGSIDLFHTLSYQGMGIIDKSWGANPATQLWVAGRLMESISLLLFLLFFKKKINIPLIAGIYFLITIVILNAVFLLKIFPDCYIEGIGLTPFKKTIEYIICIILICTSGLLYKKKKNFAPDIYVLFAGSLILTVCAELSFTFYISVYDFFNLMGHYFKIISFFLIYLVFVKSGLLAADQALIESENHYRKLFEGSNDGIILFDFNGNIIRSNSKIQELLGYSEKEFCHLQIKNIHPSSEWDISDKQIKNVIDQGKTKFESKYLKKDGAIIDVEVSGSVIDRKKKLILGIFRDITDRKTAQKKLWESNELFKKVFNSQIDAIFVFTAGMLRIAVDCNKAATELFGYTKKEIINKPAGKFHVNESYFKNFEHQLYSETNKTGVFQLHDYYMKKKDGTIFPTEHTVLEIKNDSGKRTGWISIVKDLTEQKKMLEEKAILETKLQHAQKMEAIGTLAGGIAHDFNNILFPLIGFAEILKEDIPKESPLQELTDEIMTASLRARDLVKQILTFSHQMNQEITPLKVQLILKEVIKLTSNIFPSTINIEMDIDDTCKKILADPTQIHQLTMNLITNAYHAMQSCGGTLFISLKPVKFKYDTIPTADFLPGDYICLSIEDTGSGIKEEIMDKIFDPYFTTKGVDKGTGLGLSVVHGIIKQYKGEIMVDSIPEKGTCFKIYLPVIEETEETTVKPIPRNLPKGTERVLLIDDEPPVLKIEKTMLQRLGYHVVTESNSAKAIDLFKTQSDTFDLVITDMTMPEITGDMLSKEIIKIKPAIPIIICTGFSEIITAQKAREIGIKEFLKKPVVLSDLALSVRNALEQK from the coding sequence TTGCTTTTCATTGGCCTTTATATTGTCAGTGCAAAAAACTATCTGTTGTTCCATACTCTGGCCGAGCTTTTTTCAACCGCCGTCATCCTTGGAATGTTCACGCTTATCTGGTATTCACGGTTTACCATTAAAAATAAGGCCTTGGTATTTTTAGGAATCGCTTATCTGTTTGTTGGAAGTATTGATCTTTTCCACACACTTTCCTATCAAGGGATGGGAATCATCGATAAAAGCTGGGGAGCCAATCCTGCAACCCAGCTTTGGGTTGCAGGAAGACTTATGGAAAGCATCAGTTTGCTCTTGTTTTTACTTTTCTTTAAAAAGAAAATAAACATACCACTGATTGCAGGGATTTACTTTCTGATTACAATCGTCATACTGAACGCTGTCTTTTTATTGAAAATTTTTCCGGATTGTTACATTGAAGGTATCGGACTTACTCCATTTAAAAAGACAATTGAATACATTATCTGCATCATCCTCATCTGCACATCAGGCTTGCTTTATAAAAAGAAAAAAAATTTTGCTCCAGATATATATGTACTTTTTGCCGGGTCATTGATTTTAACCGTTTGTGCTGAATTGTCATTTACATTTTATATCAGTGTGTATGATTTTTTCAATCTGATGGGCCATTATTTTAAAATCATTTCATTTTTTCTGATTTATCTTGTTTTTGTGAAATCAGGATTACTGGCGGCAGACCAGGCATTGATAGAAAGTGAAAATCATTACAGAAAACTTTTTGAAGGATCAAATGACGGGATTATTCTGTTTGATTTTAACGGCAACATAATACGAAGCAATTCAAAGATACAGGAGCTGCTGGGATACTCTGAAAAAGAATTTTGTCATCTGCAGATCAAAAACATTCATCCTTCATCAGAATGGGACATATCCGACAAACAGATAAAAAATGTAATTGATCAAGGCAAAACAAAATTTGAATCCAAATATCTAAAAAAAGACGGAGCCATTATTGATGTTGAGGTCAGCGGAAGCGTTATTGACCGAAAAAAGAAGCTTATCTTAGGCATTTTCAGGGATATCACGGATCGCAAAACAGCGCAAAAAAAACTATGGGAATCAAATGAACTTTTTAAAAAAGTATTTAACAGTCAAATTGATGCCATATTTGTATTTACTGCGGGAATGCTTAGGATTGCTGTTGATTGTAACAAAGCTGCAACTGAACTTTTCGGGTATACGAAAAAAGAAATTATCAACAAACCCGCCGGCAAATTTCATGTAAACGAATCTTATTTTAAAAATTTTGAACATCAATTATATTCCGAGACAAACAAAACAGGCGTTTTTCAACTCCATGACTATTATATGAAGAAAAAAGACGGAACGATCTTTCCCACAGAACATACGGTTCTGGAAATAAAAAACGATTCAGGCAAAAGAACCGGATGGATAAGTATTGTCAAAGACCTTACCGAACAAAAAAAGATGCTGGAAGAAAAAGCCATTTTGGAAACAAAACTTCAACACGCTCAAAAAATGGAGGCAATTGGTACTTTGGCAGGAGGTATTGCCCATGATTTTAATAATATCCTTTTCCCTTTGATCGGTTTTGCGGAAATATTAAAAGAAGATATTCCCAAAGAAAGCCCTTTACAGGAATTAACCGACGAAATCATGACAGCATCGCTTCGGGCCAGGGATCTTGTAAAACAGATCCTGACCTTCAGCCATCAAATGAATCAGGAGATTACCCCCTTAAAAGTGCAATTAATTTTAAAGGAGGTGATAAAACTGACAAGTAACATATTCCCTTCAACCATAAATATTGAGATGGATATTGACGATACCTGCAAAAAAATTCTGGCAGATCCGACCCAGATCCATCAACTCACCATGAATCTGATTACAAACGCTTATCATGCCATGCAGTCATGCGGCGGCACCTTATTTATATCATTGAAGCCGGTAAAATTTAAATACGACACAATCCCGACTGCTGATTTTTTACCGGGTGATTATATCTGTTTGAGTATTGAAGATACCGGTTCAGGGATAAAAGAAGAAATTATGGATAAAATTTTTGACCCCTATTTTACAACCAAAGGTGTCGACAAAGGAACTGGACTTGGATTATCCGTTGTTCATGGAATCATAAAACAGTATAAAGGCGAAATTATGGTTGACAGTATACCGGAAAAAGGAACCTGTTTTAAAATTTATCTGCCTGTAATTGAAGAAACAGAAGAAACAACTGTTAAACCAATACCCAGAAATTTACCCAAAGGGACGGAACGTGTTCTTTTGATTGATGATGAACCCCCTGTTTTAAAAATAGAAAAAACAATGCTTCAGCGGCTTGGATACCATGTCGTGACGGAAAGCAACTCAGCAAAAGCCATAGACTTATTTAAAACCCAATCTGACACCTTTGATCTGGTTATTACAGACATGACCATGCCGGAAATTACAGGAGATATGCTGTCTAAAGAAATAATAAAAATAAAACCGGCGATCCCGATTATTATCTGCACCGGGTTCAGCGAAATCATCACTGCACAAAAAGCCCGTGAAATCGGAATAAAAGAATTCTTAAAAAAACCGGTTGTCCTGTCTGATCTGGCACTGTCCGTGAGAAATGCTTTAGAACAAAAATAA
- the fdnG gene encoding formate dehydrogenase-N subunit alpha produces MKLNRRDFIKISGATAAGVAVSGLGFDLSQVKSHAGLLKTQYAKESTTICCYCAVGCGAIVHTSKRGDGRVINIEGDPDHVINRGALCSKGSSLKQLTENENRLTEPMYRAPYSNKWQTVSWDWALNTIANRVKQTRDMTFEKTNAKGQTVNRTTRIASLGSAAMDNEECWIYQALMRSLGLVYIEHQARIUHSATVAALAESFGRGAMTNHWIDIKNSDCILIMGSNAAENHPVAFKYVTQAMENGAKLINVDPRFTRTSSKADIYTALRSGTDIAFLGGMIKYILDNDLYNKEYTAAYTNAPFIVGKSYGFKDGLFSGYTKNEQGPALGSYDKSKWAFEMDNNKVPKMDRTLSHKRCVFQLLKTHYSRYDIDTVSKVTGTSKEDLLTVYKTYAQTGKTGTAGTIMYAMGWTQHTVGTQNIRTMAIIQLLLGNMGVAGGGVNALRGESNVQGSTDHCLLWHIWPGYLKTPQASNDSLEAYNDKWTPKSNDPLSANWWSNYPKYSVSLLKSFFGEAATKSNQFGYNWLPKVDDGAVYSWFDLFDAMYKEEIKGFFAWGQNPACSGSNASKIRKAMENLDWMVNVNLFDNETGSFWNGPGTTPSKIKTEVFMLPAAVSVEKEGSITNSGRWMQWRYQGPKPLGDSRPDGDIIVELGHRIKNAYKKSGGVFEEPIVNLKWDYDTNGVYDPHKAAKQINGYFIKDTTIKGKKFKKGTLVPSFAFLQADGSTSSGNWLYCNSYTEKGNMSARKSQKDAPNNIGLYPEFAWCWPVNRRIIYNRASVDPKGRPWDEKNWVIKFAGDEKGGKYVSQKWIGDVPDGGWYPLENPDGSKRSDSKLPFIMQKHGHGQIFGPGRADGPFPEHYEPLECPVEKNYFSSRMVSPTAAVYSTKADTHATCDPRFPFVGTTYRVSEHWQTGLMTRPQEWLMELQPNMFVEMSEELAKLRGIKNGERVKVSSARASVECTAMVTKRFRPFKIGYSTVHQVGIPWHYGWRWPSTGTEESANLLTPPAGDPNTRIPETKAFMVNVTKL; encoded by the coding sequence ATGAAACTCAACAGACGAGACTTTATCAAAATTTCAGGAGCCACTGCTGCCGGAGTTGCCGTCAGCGGTCTGGGATTTGATCTGTCACAGGTCAAATCCCATGCCGGCCTGCTGAAAACCCAGTATGCCAAGGAAAGCACAACCATCTGCTGCTATTGTGCAGTGGGATGCGGTGCCATTGTCCACACCAGCAAACGGGGGGACGGCAGGGTTATCAATATTGAAGGTGACCCTGACCATGTCATCAACCGGGGGGCTTTGTGTTCCAAAGGCTCATCTTTGAAACAACTCACGGAAAATGAAAACCGCCTGACCGAGCCTATGTACCGGGCACCCTACTCAAACAAATGGCAGACCGTTTCCTGGGACTGGGCCCTGAACACCATTGCCAACAGGGTCAAACAAACCAGGGATATGACTTTTGAAAAAACCAATGCAAAAGGTCAGACCGTCAACAGGACAACCCGTATCGCTTCTTTAGGATCGGCAGCCATGGATAATGAGGAATGCTGGATCTATCAGGCCTTGATGCGATCATTGGGCCTTGTCTATATCGAACACCAGGCCAGGATCTGACATAGCGCAACTGTAGCGGCTCTGGCAGAGTCGTTCGGACGCGGTGCAATGACAAACCACTGGATTGATATCAAAAACAGTGACTGTATTCTCATCATGGGCAGCAATGCTGCTGAAAACCACCCTGTCGCTTTTAAATATGTCACCCAGGCCATGGAAAACGGAGCAAAACTGATCAATGTTGACCCGAGATTCACACGGACATCTTCAAAGGCGGATATCTATACCGCCTTAAGATCCGGAACAGATATTGCCTTTCTGGGCGGCATGATCAAATACATTTTAGACAACGACCTTTACAACAAAGAATATACGGCAGCCTACACCAATGCCCCCTTTATTGTGGGAAAATCCTACGGATTTAAAGACGGGCTGTTTTCAGGGTATACAAAGAATGAACAAGGCCCTGCCCTGGGAAGTTACGACAAATCCAAATGGGCTTTTGAAATGGACAACAACAAGGTTCCTAAAATGGACCGAACTCTGAGTCACAAGCGATGTGTGTTCCAGCTTTTGAAAACCCACTACAGCCGGTATGACATTGATACGGTCTCCAAAGTTACCGGAACCTCAAAAGAAGATCTTTTAACTGTCTACAAAACCTATGCACAAACAGGAAAAACCGGGACAGCCGGAACCATCATGTATGCCATGGGATGGACCCAGCATACTGTCGGGACCCAGAACATCCGTACCATGGCCATAATCCAGCTGCTGCTGGGCAACATGGGTGTTGCAGGCGGAGGTGTAAACGCCTTAAGGGGAGAATCCAATGTTCAGGGATCTACGGATCACTGCCTGCTGTGGCATATCTGGCCGGGGTATCTTAAAACCCCGCAGGCTTCCAATGACAGCCTTGAGGCCTACAATGACAAATGGACGCCCAAAAGCAATGATCCCTTGTCCGCAAACTGGTGGAGCAATTATCCCAAGTATTCGGTGAGCCTTCTCAAATCATTCTTTGGAGAAGCCGCCACAAAATCCAACCAGTTTGGTTACAACTGGCTGCCCAAAGTTGATGACGGTGCTGTATACTCCTGGTTTGATCTGTTTGATGCCATGTATAAAGAAGAGATCAAAGGTTTTTTTGCCTGGGGCCAGAACCCTGCATGTTCAGGCTCAAATGCCTCAAAAATCAGGAAAGCCATGGAAAATCTGGACTGGATGGTCAATGTCAATCTGTTTGATAACGAGACAGGTTCTTTCTGGAACGGCCCGGGTACAACTCCTTCTAAAATCAAAACAGAAGTATTCATGCTTCCGGCAGCGGTTTCCGTTGAAAAAGAAGGAAGCATCACCAATTCCGGCCGCTGGATGCAATGGCGGTATCAAGGCCCCAAGCCTCTTGGTGACAGCCGTCCTGACGGAGATATCATTGTTGAACTGGGTCATCGCATCAAAAATGCATACAAAAAATCAGGCGGTGTATTTGAAGAACCCATCGTGAATTTAAAATGGGATTATGACACCAACGGCGTTTATGATCCCCATAAAGCAGCCAAACAAATCAACGGGTATTTTATAAAAGACACGACCATTAAAGGCAAAAAATTCAAAAAAGGCACCCTGGTCCCCAGCTTTGCCTTTCTACAGGCAGACGGATCAACATCTTCAGGCAACTGGCTGTATTGCAACTCATATACGGAAAAAGGAAACATGTCCGCCAGGAAAAGCCAAAAAGATGCACCCAACAATATCGGACTTTATCCCGAATTTGCATGGTGCTGGCCGGTGAACAGGAGAATCATCTACAACAGGGCCTCGGTTGATCCCAAGGGACGTCCCTGGGACGAAAAAAACTGGGTCATTAAATTTGCCGGCGATGAAAAAGGCGGCAAATATGTTTCCCAAAAATGGATTGGAGATGTGCCTGACGGCGGCTGGTATCCCCTTGAAAACCCGGACGGCTCCAAACGCTCTGATTCCAAACTGCCTTTTATCATGCAAAAACATGGTCATGGACAGATCTTTGGCCCGGGAAGGGCTGACGGTCCTTTTCCCGAACATTACGAACCCCTTGAATGCCCGGTGGAAAAAAATTATTTCAGTTCCAGAATGGTCAGCCCCACGGCAGCGGTTTACAGCACAAAGGCGGATACTCATGCCACCTGTGACCCAAGATTTCCGTTCGTTGGCACCACCTACCGGGTTTCAGAACATTGGCAGACAGGGCTCATGACCCGGCCCCAGGAGTGGCTCATGGAACTGCAGCCAAATATGTTTGTGGAAATGAGTGAAGAACTGGCCAAGCTTCGGGGAATTAAAAACGGGGAGAGGGTAAAGGTCTCAAGTGCCAGGGCAAGCGTTGAGTGTACAGCCATGGTGACCAAGAGATTCAGACCCTTTAAAATCGGATATTCGACCGTACACCAGGTGGGAATTCCCTGGCATTATGGCTGGCGATGGCCGTCCACAGGGACGGAAGAAAGCGCTAACCTTCTGACGCCTCCGGCCGGGGATCCAAACACCAGGATTCCGGAAACCAAGGCCTTTATGGTCAATGTGACAAAACTTTAA